In the Streptomyces formicae genome, one interval contains:
- a CDS encoding glycerophosphodiester phosphodiesterase, whose translation MRTVTAVAHRGDPYRVRENTLPSLRSALERGADAVEIDVRLTGDGTPVLLHDDSLKRLWGYDRPLAALSAAEVAGLTEDGVPTLEAALKATDGHRLMIDLPGATPAAVRTIVGVVADCGAAERVYYTAGAQAMLAVRAADPGAEIALTWTSLAPPRRAVLDAVRPRWLNYRFALVDRELAFQIHREGFLVSVWTPDTRRSMRRLLDAGVDAITTNRVDVLDALRTS comes from the coding sequence ATGCGCACCGTGACAGCTGTGGCCCACCGAGGCGATCCCTACCGCGTCCGCGAGAACACGCTCCCCTCCCTGCGCTCCGCGCTCGAAAGGGGCGCGGACGCGGTGGAGATCGACGTCCGTCTGACCGGCGACGGAACGCCCGTCCTGCTGCACGACGATTCGCTCAAGCGGCTGTGGGGCTACGACCGTCCGCTCGCCGCGCTGTCCGCCGCGGAGGTCGCGGGGCTCACCGAGGACGGCGTCCCCACGCTCGAAGCGGCGCTGAAGGCCACCGACGGGCACCGGCTCATGATCGACCTGCCGGGCGCGACGCCCGCCGCGGTCCGCACGATCGTCGGGGTCGTCGCCGACTGCGGGGCGGCCGAGCGCGTGTACTACACCGCGGGCGCGCAGGCCATGCTCGCCGTGCGTGCGGCGGACCCGGGCGCCGAGATCGCCCTGACCTGGACGAGCCTGGCACCGCCGCGTCGCGCCGTGCTCGACGCGGTGCGGCCGCGCTGGCTCAACTACCGCTTCGCCCTGGTCGACCGCGAGTTGGCCTTCCAGATCCACCGCGAGGGTTTCCTCGTCTCGGTCTGGACGCCGGACACCCGCCGCTCGATGCGCCGCCTGCTCGACGCGGGCGTCGACGCGATCACCACGAACCGCGTGGACGTCCTGGACGCGTTGCGCACCTCCTGA
- a CDS encoding serine hydrolase domain-containing protein: protein MKVPARAALAAALVLGLTGAAAAPALADAHAAHTLAAHDRPAPEPSTGPNAKALREAIKGLPNADATAALVRVGGPEGTWRGSSGVHDLVTHRKADPNGRFRAGSTTKIVTAAVALQLAAEGTLDLDEPVQHYMPGLLTGKFKPIPVRSLLNYTSGLKSGDGFDDEYAHRFETLDYEAVVASAVAKGPEHDPGVEQHYRNIGYTVLGMLIEKVTGDTYAHQASERIFEPLRMRDTYFPGADPRIRGPHNRGYQTRERADGGTRLVDVTEWNQYDRFAAGDMISSTADLERFTRALFGGEVVPRPQLKEMFTLPAKVKDATFGAGLQRYQAGDRVVWLKTGSRYGYTNMIAATENGSRTLVYSVNATDAKGKDMNAVAERIARAALS from the coding sequence GTGAAGGTCCCTGCCCGCGCCGCGCTCGCCGCCGCCCTCGTCCTCGGCCTCACCGGCGCGGCGGCCGCACCCGCCCTGGCCGACGCCCACGCCGCCCACACCCTCGCCGCCCACGACCGGCCCGCGCCAGAGCCGTCCACCGGCCCCAACGCCAAGGCCCTGCGCGAGGCGATCAAGGGCCTGCCGAACGCCGACGCGACGGCCGCGCTCGTCCGCGTCGGCGGCCCGGAGGGGACCTGGCGCGGCAGTTCCGGGGTGCACGACCTGGTCACGCACCGCAAGGCCGATCCGAACGGCCGGTTCCGCGCCGGTTCCACGACGAAGATCGTGACGGCGGCCGTGGCGCTCCAACTGGCCGCCGAGGGCACGCTCGACCTCGACGAGCCCGTGCAGCACTACATGCCGGGCCTGCTCACGGGGAAGTTCAAGCCCATCCCCGTACGCAGCCTGCTCAACTACACCAGCGGTCTGAAGTCGGGCGACGGCTTCGACGACGAGTACGCGCACCGCTTCGAGACGCTGGACTACGAGGCCGTCGTCGCGTCGGCCGTCGCGAAGGGCCCCGAGCACGATCCGGGCGTCGAGCAGCACTACCGCAACATCGGCTACACCGTGCTCGGCATGCTGATCGAGAAGGTCACCGGGGACACGTACGCGCACCAGGCCAGCGAGCGGATCTTCGAGCCGCTGCGCATGCGCGACACGTACTTCCCCGGCGCCGATCCCCGTATCCGCGGTCCGCACAACCGCGGTTACCAGACGCGGGAGCGGGCGGACGGCGGCACCCGGCTCGTCGACGTGACCGAGTGGAACCAGTACGACCGCTTCGCGGCGGGCGACATGATCTCCTCCACGGCCGATCTGGAGCGGTTCACGCGGGCGCTGTTCGGCGGGGAGGTCGTGCCGCGGCCGCAGCTGAAGGAGATGTTCACGCTGCCCGCGAAGGTCAAGGACGCGACCTTCGGCGCGGGACTCCAGCGGTACCAGGCCGGCGACCGGGTCGTCTGGCTCAAGACCGGCTCCCGCTACGGCTACACGAACATGATCGCCGCGACCGAGAACGGCTCACGCACCCTGGTCTACTCGGTCAACGCGACCGATGCCAAGGGCAAGGACATGAACGCGGTGGCCGAGCGCATCGCGAGGGCGGCGCTGAGCTGA
- a CDS encoding NADAR family protein yields MTKIDSVRSVADLVRVVRAGEKVKYLHFWGHAPRRDGSLGASCFSQWWPSPFTVDGVGYATAEHWMMAAKARLFGDAEAERAVLAARTPAEAKNAGRLVRDFDETTWARERFGIVVEGSVHKFTSDPALRDFLAGTGRRVLVEASPLDRVWGIGLAADDPRAQDPTRWQGANLLGFALMAARELTEAP; encoded by the coding sequence ATGACGAAGATCGACTCGGTGCGTTCCGTGGCGGACCTCGTCCGCGTGGTGCGCGCGGGCGAGAAGGTGAAGTACCTGCACTTCTGGGGCCACGCCCCGCGAAGGGACGGCTCCCTGGGCGCCAGCTGCTTCAGCCAGTGGTGGCCCTCGCCGTTCACCGTGGACGGCGTCGGGTACGCGACGGCGGAGCACTGGATGATGGCCGCCAAGGCCCGCCTCTTCGGCGACGCGGAGGCGGAGCGGGCGGTCCTCGCGGCGCGGACGCCCGCGGAGGCGAAGAACGCGGGACGGCTCGTGCGGGACTTCGACGAGACGACATGGGCGCGGGAGCGCTTCGGGATCGTCGTCGAGGGCAGCGTCCACAAGTTCACGTCCGACCCGGCGCTCCGGGACTTCCTGGCAGGGACGGGGCGGCGGGTCCTCGTCGAGGCGAGCCCGCTGGACCGCGTCTGGGGCATAGGACTGGCCGCGGACGACCCTCGCGCGCAGGACCCCACGAGGTGGCAGGGCGCGAACTTGCTGGGATTCGCGCTGATGGCCGCACGAGAGCTGACGGAGGCGCCTTGA
- a CDS encoding gamma-aminobutyraldehyde dehydrogenase: MHNFQAQDHFSDGAQYIAGRLTKGTSGTHHAVVDPATGNEVYSYELAGSDDVDAAVAAAAEAFPGWARATPGERSDALHRFAGVLADRAEEFAQAESLQCGKPIKLSREFDVPGTVDNAAFFAGAARHLQGQSAGEYTGDHTSYVRREPIGVVGSIAPWNYPLQMAAWKVLPAIAAGNTIVLKPAELTPFTSLLFAQAATEAGIPDGVVNIVTGAGKEAGERLVGHPDVAMTSFTGSTGVGKRVAEIATATVKRLHLELGGKAPFVVFDDADLDAAVHGAVAGALINSGQDCTAATRAYVQRPLYDAFVAGVADLMESVRLGDPFDPSTDMGPLISHVHRDRVAGFVDRARSYARVVTGGEALQHPGAFYKPTLIADAAQDSEVVQSEIFGPVLVVLPFDSDDEGIRLANDTPYGLAASAWSRDVFRANRATREIKAGCVWVNDHIPILSEMPHGGYKASGYGKDMSAYSFEEYTQVKHVMFDNTAVVRKDWHRTIFGDR; the protein is encoded by the coding sequence ATGCACAACTTCCAGGCGCAGGACCACTTCTCGGACGGCGCGCAGTACATCGCGGGGCGGCTGACCAAGGGGACGTCGGGCACCCACCACGCGGTCGTCGACCCCGCCACGGGCAACGAGGTCTACTCGTACGAACTCGCCGGGAGCGATGACGTCGACGCCGCCGTCGCCGCGGCCGCCGAGGCGTTCCCCGGCTGGGCCCGGGCCACCCCGGGCGAGCGCTCGGACGCCCTGCACCGCTTCGCGGGCGTGCTGGCCGACCGGGCCGAGGAGTTCGCGCAGGCCGAGTCCTTGCAGTGCGGCAAGCCGATCAAGTTGAGCCGGGAGTTCGACGTCCCCGGCACCGTCGACAACGCCGCCTTCTTCGCGGGCGCGGCCCGGCACCTGCAGGGCCAGTCGGCGGGGGAGTACACCGGGGACCACACCTCGTACGTACGCCGTGAGCCGATCGGCGTGGTCGGCTCCATCGCGCCCTGGAACTACCCCCTCCAGATGGCCGCCTGGAAGGTCCTGCCGGCGATCGCCGCGGGCAACACCATCGTCCTGAAGCCCGCCGAGCTGACCCCCTTCACCTCGCTCCTGTTCGCGCAGGCGGCCACCGAGGCCGGTATCCCCGACGGTGTCGTCAACATCGTCACGGGCGCGGGCAAGGAGGCGGGCGAGCGCCTCGTGGGCCACCCCGACGTCGCCATGACGTCCTTCACCGGGTCCACCGGCGTCGGCAAGCGCGTCGCCGAGATCGCCACGGCCACCGTCAAGCGCCTCCACCTGGAGCTCGGCGGCAAGGCGCCCTTCGTGGTCTTCGACGACGCCGATCTCGACGCCGCCGTGCACGGCGCGGTCGCGGGCGCCCTCATCAACTCCGGACAGGACTGCACCGCTGCCACGCGCGCGTACGTCCAGCGTCCGCTGTACGACGCCTTCGTGGCGGGCGTCGCCGACCTCATGGAGTCCGTGCGGCTCGGCGACCCGTTCGACCCGAGCACCGACATGGGCCCGCTCATCTCGCACGTCCACCGCGACCGCGTCGCCGGTTTCGTCGACCGGGCCCGCTCCTACGCGCGCGTGGTGACCGGCGGCGAGGCGCTCCAGCACCCCGGGGCGTTCTACAAGCCCACGCTCATCGCCGACGCGGCGCAGGACAGCGAGGTCGTGCAGTCCGAGATCTTCGGGCCCGTGCTCGTGGTGCTGCCCTTCGACAGCGACGACGAGGGCATCAGGCTCGCCAACGACACCCCCTACGGACTCGCCGCATCGGCCTGGAGCCGCGACGTGTTCCGCGCCAACCGGGCGACCCGCGAGATCAAGGCCGGCTGCGTGTGGGTCAACGACCACATCCCGATCCTCAGCGAGATGCCGCACGGCGGCTACAAGGCGTCCGGCTACGGAAAGGACATGTCCGCGTACTCATTCGAGGAGTACACGCAGGTCAAGCACGTCATGTTCGACAACACCGCGGTGGTCCGCAAGGACTGGCACCGCACGATCTTCGGGGACCGATAG
- a CDS encoding ABC transporter substrate-binding protein yields MEQYEPDRLSSPAQLAAMHRSLRNGRGSLTRRSLLRATSGGALAVGGFGALSACGIPAAGKAKGGVAADDHSADEKRVTFSNWTEYMDVDEKDANRRPTLEAFTKRTGITVKYTEDINDNVEFFGKIKPQLAAGQDTGRDLICVTDWLAARLIRFGWVQKLDPANLPHAYAHLSTQFRDPDWDPGRAYSYPWTGISTVIAYNKKATGGKKITSVSQLLDDPKLKGRVGFLSEMRDTVGMTLIDMGKDPADFTDDDFDAAIARLQKAVDKKQIRRFTGNDYTSDLDKGDIAACLGWAGDIVQLKADNPAVDFHIPDQGYITSTDNLLVPNKARHKRNAERLIDYYYEPEPAARLAAYINYVCPVDGVRDSLAKIDADAASNPLIIPDKEMKAKSRAFRSLTPKEETAYEEKFAKLTGS; encoded by the coding sequence ATGGAGCAGTACGAGCCAGACCGCCTGTCCTCCCCGGCCCAACTGGCCGCCATGCACCGCAGCCTGAGGAACGGCCGGGGTTCCCTGACCCGCCGTTCCCTGCTGCGCGCCACCTCGGGCGGCGCGCTCGCCGTCGGCGGATTCGGGGCGCTGAGCGCCTGCGGGATCCCCGCGGCGGGCAAGGCCAAGGGAGGCGTCGCGGCCGATGACCACTCGGCCGACGAGAAGCGCGTCACCTTCTCCAACTGGACCGAGTACATGGACGTCGACGAGAAGGACGCGAACCGGCGGCCCACCCTGGAGGCGTTCACCAAGCGCACCGGGATCACGGTCAAGTACACCGAGGACATCAACGACAACGTCGAGTTCTTCGGGAAGATCAAGCCGCAGCTCGCCGCGGGCCAGGACACCGGACGCGACCTCATCTGCGTCACCGACTGGCTGGCCGCCCGGTTGATCCGCTTCGGGTGGGTCCAGAAACTGGACCCGGCCAACCTGCCGCACGCGTACGCCCATCTCTCCACCCAGTTCCGCGATCCCGACTGGGACCCGGGGCGGGCCTACTCGTACCCCTGGACCGGCATCTCCACCGTCATCGCCTACAACAAGAAGGCGACCGGCGGGAAGAAGATCACGTCCGTCTCGCAGCTGCTCGACGACCCGAAGCTCAAGGGGCGCGTCGGCTTCCTCTCCGAGATGCGCGACACGGTCGGCATGACCCTCATCGACATGGGCAAGGACCCCGCTGACTTCACCGACGACGACTTCGACGCGGCGATCGCCCGCCTCCAGAAGGCCGTCGACAAGAAGCAGATCCGCCGGTTCACCGGCAACGACTACACCTCCGACCTGGACAAGGGCGACATCGCCGCGTGCCTCGGCTGGGCCGGTGACATCGTGCAGCTCAAGGCCGACAACCCGGCCGTCGACTTCCACATCCCCGACCAGGGCTACATCACGTCCACGGACAACCTGCTGGTCCCCAACAAGGCGCGCCACAAGCGCAACGCGGAGCGGCTCATCGACTACTACTACGAGCCGGAGCCCGCGGCCCGCCTGGCGGCGTACATCAACTACGTCTGCCCGGTCGACGGAGTGCGGGACTCGCTCGCGAAGATCGACGCGGACGCGGCGTCGAATCCGCTGATCATTCCCGACAAGGAGATGAAGGCGAAGTCCCGGGCGTTCAGGTCGCTGACGCCGAAGGAAGAGACCGCGTACGAAGAGAAGTTCGCGAAGCTGACGGGTTCGTAG
- a CDS encoding ABC transporter ATP-binding protein, with the protein MTTAQEHGGDVRLSGISKTYGSFTAVRPLDLTVPQGSFFALLGASGCGKTTTLRMIAGLEEPSTGTVHLGDQDVTALPPYKRPVNTVFQSYALFPHLDIFENVAFGLRRRGIKSVKKQVGEMLDLVQLGEQARKKPHQLSGGQQQRVAVARALINHPKVLLLDEPLGALDLKLRRQMQLELKRIQTEVGITFVHVTHDQEEAMTMADTVAVMNGGRVEQLGAPADLYENPGTTFVANFLGTSNFVEAEIGGTSGDDIVLKAGDGKLVLPAARCTAPTTAGGKVLVGIRPEKISLTHADDAGQIPEGRNRLTGTIADSSFIGVSTQYVVDSPLCDSFEVYAQNIERDGRLTPGAEVVLHWNPAHTFGLDATQDVEAGVEKVEEDTSA; encoded by the coding sequence ATGACCACTGCTCAAGAACACGGCGGCGATGTCCGCCTCAGCGGGATCAGCAAGACCTACGGCTCCTTCACCGCCGTGCGGCCGCTCGATCTCACCGTGCCGCAGGGCTCCTTCTTCGCGCTGCTCGGGGCGTCCGGCTGCGGCAAGACCACCACGCTCCGCATGATCGCGGGCCTGGAGGAGCCCAGCACGGGCACGGTCCACCTCGGCGACCAGGACGTCACGGCGCTGCCGCCCTACAAGCGGCCCGTGAACACCGTCTTCCAGTCGTACGCGCTCTTCCCGCACCTGGACATCTTCGAGAACGTCGCCTTCGGCCTGCGCCGGCGCGGCATCAAGTCCGTGAAGAAGCAGGTCGGCGAGATGCTCGACCTCGTCCAGCTCGGCGAGCAGGCCCGCAAGAAGCCGCACCAGCTCTCCGGCGGACAGCAGCAGCGCGTCGCCGTCGCCCGCGCGCTCATCAACCACCCCAAGGTGCTGCTCCTCGACGAGCCGCTCGGCGCCCTCGACCTGAAGCTGCGCCGCCAGATGCAGCTGGAGCTCAAGCGCATCCAGACCGAGGTCGGCATCACCTTCGTGCACGTCACGCACGACCAGGAGGAGGCCATGACGATGGCCGACACCGTGGCCGTGATGAACGGCGGCCGCGTCGAACAGCTGGGCGCCCCCGCCGACCTCTACGAGAACCCGGGGACCACCTTCGTCGCCAACTTCCTCGGCACGTCGAACTTCGTCGAGGCCGAGATCGGCGGCACCAGCGGCGACGACATCGTCCTGAAGGCCGGGGACGGCAAGCTCGTGCTGCCCGCCGCCCGATGTACTGCCCCGACCACGGCGGGCGGCAAGGTCCTGGTCGGCATACGCCCGGAGAAGATCTCCCTCACGCACGCCGACGACGCGGGGCAGATCCCCGAGGGCCGCAACCGCCTCACCGGCACCATCGCCGACAGCAGCTTCATTGGCGTCTCCACGCAGTACGTCGTCGACAGCCCGCTCTGCGACTCCTTCGAGGTGTACGCGCAGAACATCGAGCGCGACGGCAGGCTCACCCCGGGCGCCGAGGTCGTCCTGCACTGGAACCCCGCGCACACCTTCGGCCTCGACGCGACGCAGGACGTCGAGGCGGGCGTCGAGAAGGTCGAGGAGGACACCTCCGCATGA
- a CDS encoding ABC transporter permease, with product MTTVTDAPPPPAPEAKPVPEADAAPRKTRRRGRLVPYWLLLPGILWLVVFFALPLVYQASTSVQTGSLEEGFKVTWHFATYWDALSDYWPQFLRSVMYAGAATILCLLLGYPLAYLIAFRAGRWRNLILVLVIAPFFTSFLIRTLAWKTILADGGPVVGALNSLHVLDVTSWLGVTDGDRVLATPLAVICGLTYNFLPFMILPLYTSLERIDGRLHEAAGDLYAKPSTTFRKVTFPLSMPGVVSGTLLTFIPAAGDYVNADLLGSTDTRMVGNVIQTQFLRILDYPTAAALSFILMAAILFMVTFYIRKSGTEDLV from the coding sequence ATGACGACCGTGACCGACGCACCACCGCCCCCGGCCCCGGAGGCCAAGCCCGTCCCCGAGGCCGACGCCGCCCCGCGCAAGACCCGCAGGCGCGGCCGCCTCGTCCCCTACTGGCTGCTGCTCCCCGGCATCCTCTGGCTCGTCGTCTTCTTCGCGCTGCCGCTGGTCTACCAGGCGTCGACGTCCGTGCAGACCGGCTCCCTCGAAGAGGGCTTCAAGGTCACCTGGCACTTCGCGACCTACTGGGACGCGCTGAGCGACTACTGGCCGCAGTTCCTGCGCTCGGTGATGTACGCGGGCGCCGCCACGATCCTGTGTCTGCTGCTCGGCTATCCGCTGGCGTACCTGATCGCGTTCCGCGCGGGCCGCTGGCGCAACCTCATCCTTGTCCTGGTCATCGCGCCGTTCTTCACCAGCTTCCTCATCCGTACGCTGGCGTGGAAGACGATCCTCGCCGACGGCGGTCCGGTCGTCGGGGCCCTGAACTCGCTGCACGTCCTCGACGTCACCAGCTGGCTCGGCGTCACCGACGGCGACCGGGTGCTCGCCACCCCGCTCGCGGTGATCTGCGGACTCACGTACAACTTCCTGCCGTTCATGATCCTGCCGCTCTACACCTCCCTGGAGCGCATCGACGGCCGACTGCACGAGGCCGCGGGCGACCTCTACGCCAAGCCGTCCACGACCTTCCGCAAGGTGACCTTCCCGCTCTCCATGCCGGGAGTCGTCTCCGGCACGCTGCTCACCTTCATTCCCGCGGCGGGCGACTACGTGAACGCGGACCTGCTCGGCTCCACCGACACCCGCATGGTCGGAAACGTCATCCAGACGCAGTTCCTGCGCATTCTGGATTACCCGACGGCCGCCGCGCTCTCCTTCATCCTCATGGCCGCGATCCTCTTCATGGTCACCTTCTACATCCGCAAGTCAGGGACGGAGGACCTCGTCTGA
- a CDS encoding ABC transporter permease yields the protein MAAFSALFRWLRRNVVVIAGLLTLAYLLLPNVVVTVFSFNKPKGRFNYSWQEFSLDAWKDPCGVADMCGSLSLSLQIATWATIGATVLGTMIAFALVRYRFRARGAVNSLIFLPMAMPEVVMAASLLTLFLNMGAQLGFWTVLIAHIMFCLSFVVTAVKARVMSMDPRLEQAAQDLYAGPVQTFLRVTLPIAAPGIAAGALLAFALSFDDFIITNFNAGSTVTFPMFVWGSAQRGTPVQINVIGTAMFLVAVLLVLSGMLIGKRRNKQSQ from the coding sequence ATGGCCGCTTTCTCCGCCCTCTTCCGCTGGCTCCGGCGCAATGTCGTCGTCATCGCCGGTCTGCTCACGCTCGCCTATCTGCTGCTCCCGAACGTCGTCGTGACGGTGTTCTCCTTCAACAAACCGAAGGGCCGCTTCAATTACTCCTGGCAGGAGTTCTCGCTCGACGCCTGGAAGGATCCGTGCGGCGTCGCCGACATGTGCGGCTCGCTCTCGCTGAGCCTGCAGATCGCCACCTGGGCGACGATCGGCGCGACCGTGCTCGGCACGATGATCGCCTTCGCCCTTGTGCGCTACCGCTTCCGGGCGCGCGGCGCGGTCAACTCGCTGATCTTCCTGCCGATGGCGATGCCCGAGGTCGTCATGGCCGCGTCGCTGCTCACGCTCTTCCTCAACATGGGCGCGCAGCTCGGTTTCTGGACCGTCCTGATCGCCCACATCATGTTCTGCCTCAGCTTCGTGGTGACCGCCGTCAAGGCGCGCGTCATGTCGATGGACCCGCGCCTCGAACAGGCCGCGCAGGACCTTTACGCGGGTCCCGTGCAGACCTTCCTCAGGGTCACGCTGCCGATCGCCGCGCCCGGTATCGCGGCGGGCGCGCTGCTCGCCTTCGCGCTCTCCTTCGACGACTTCATCATCACGAATTTCAACGCGGGCTCGACTGTGACCTTCCCCATGTTCGTCTGGGGATCCGCACAGCGGGGTACGCCCGTTCAGATCAATGTGATCGGCACGGCGATGTTCCTCGTCGCCGTTCTCCTCGTACTTTCCGGAATGCTCATCGGCAAGCGCCGCAACAAGCAATCTCAGTAA
- a CDS encoding NAD(P)/FAD-dependent oxidoreductase — protein sequence MAPGAMTRWTKSLSDAQPVSYWLDDPGRPAPEPALTGDDRCDLLVVGGGYSGLWTALIAKERDPRREVVLVEGREAGWAASGRNGGFCAASLTHGISNGLSRWPGEIEKLEELGARNLDEIEAAVKRYSIDCDFERTGEIDVATAPHQLAELREMYAEMAEHGLAEGSELLDADALREQVDSPTFLGGLWDRDGVAMLHPAKLAWGLKRACLEKGVRVYEHTPALQLAPAGGGMAVRTPYGRVFARQVALATNIFPSLVKRLRSYTVPVYDYALMTEPLTDDQLAAIGWKNRQGLGDSANQFHYFRLSADNRILWGGYDAIYPFGGKVRAEYDDRPETYAKLAGHFFTCFPQLEGVRFTHAWGGAIDTCSRFSAFFGTAHKGRVAYAAGYTGLGVGATRFGADVMLDLLSGERTERTELEMVRTKPLPFPPEPFAWTGVALTKWSLARSDANGGKRNLWLKTMDKLGLGFDS from the coding sequence ATGGCCCCTGGCGCCATGACCCGTTGGACCAAGTCCCTCTCCGACGCCCAGCCGGTCTCGTACTGGCTGGACGACCCCGGCAGGCCCGCCCCCGAACCCGCCCTCACCGGTGACGACCGGTGCGACCTGCTCGTCGTCGGCGGTGGCTACAGCGGCCTGTGGACCGCGCTCATCGCCAAGGAGCGCGACCCGCGCCGCGAGGTGGTCCTCGTCGAGGGCCGCGAGGCGGGCTGGGCCGCCTCGGGGCGCAACGGCGGCTTCTGCGCCGCGTCCCTGACGCACGGCATCTCCAACGGCCTGTCCCGCTGGCCCGGCGAGATCGAGAAGCTGGAGGAGCTCGGCGCCCGCAACCTCGACGAGATCGAGGCGGCCGTCAAGCGCTACTCCATCGACTGCGACTTCGAACGCACCGGCGAGATCGACGTGGCCACCGCGCCGCACCAGCTGGCCGAACTGCGCGAGATGTACGCGGAGATGGCCGAGCACGGTCTCGCCGAGGGCTCGGAGCTGCTCGACGCGGACGCGCTGCGCGAGCAGGTCGACTCGCCGACGTTCCTCGGCGGCCTCTGGGACCGCGACGGCGTCGCGATGCTGCACCCGGCGAAGCTGGCGTGGGGCCTGAAGCGGGCGTGTCTGGAGAAGGGCGTACGCGTCTACGAGCACACGCCCGCGCTCCAACTGGCCCCCGCGGGCGGGGGGATGGCGGTCCGCACGCCCTACGGCAGGGTCTTCGCCCGCCAGGTCGCGCTGGCCACGAACATCTTCCCCTCGCTGGTCAAGCGCCTGCGTTCGTACACCGTTCCGGTCTACGACTACGCGCTGATGACCGAGCCGCTGACCGATGACCAGCTGGCCGCGATCGGCTGGAAGAACCGCCAGGGGCTCGGCGACAGCGCCAACCAGTTCCACTACTTCCGGCTCTCCGCCGACAACCGCATCCTGTGGGGCGGTTACGACGCGATCTACCCCTTCGGCGGCAAGGTGCGCGCCGAGTACGACGACCGCCCCGAGACGTACGCGAAGCTCGCGGGCCACTTCTTCACCTGCTTCCCGCAGTTGGAGGGGGTGCGCTTCACGCACGCGTGGGGCGGCGCGATCGACACCTGCTCGCGCTTCTCGGCGTTCTTCGGCACGGCGCACAAGGGCCGCGTCGCCTACGCGGCGGGCTACACGGGCCTCGGCGTCGGAGCCACCCGGTTCGGCGCCGACGTCATGCTGGACCTGCTCTCCGGCGAGCGCACCGAGCGTACGGAGCTCGAGATGGTCCGTACGAAGCCGCTGCCATTCCCACCCGAGCCGTTCGCGTGGACGGGGGTGGCGCTCACCAAGTGGTCGCTGGCCCGCTCCGACGCCAACGGCGGCAAGCGGAACCTGTGGCTCAAGACCATGGACAAGCTGGGGCTCGGCTTCGACAGCTGA
- a CDS encoding phosphatase PAP2 family protein encodes MATSQDPHSPRADATPGRPALSLTSCALLFALLTWQVVAEGPLRAADERAGRALVGSRIPGRAAEFLADLGNITVAVPVLAAVIAYVSWHLRRAGTFRWWLPGLAAAVTMACVPALVAPLKSLITRPGPPGMTGEGGFYPSGHAATALVAYGAAALLLLPLLHSAYGRRELVIGCALLNVAIGFGLVRQGYHWPLDVVASWLLSAMLLQGMVLVVARLSRSTRRSSSRTPGC; translated from the coding sequence ATGGCTACCTCCCAGGACCCGCACTCCCCGCGGGCGGACGCGACGCCGGGGCGCCCCGCCCTGTCCCTCACGTCGTGCGCGCTCCTCTTCGCCCTCCTCACCTGGCAGGTCGTCGCCGAAGGGCCGCTGCGCGCGGCCGACGAGCGGGCCGGACGCGCCCTCGTCGGCAGCCGCATCCCCGGCCGGGCCGCCGAGTTCCTCGCCGACCTCGGCAACATCACGGTCGCCGTGCCGGTCCTCGCGGCGGTGATCGCGTACGTGTCCTGGCACCTCCGGCGCGCCGGAACGTTCCGCTGGTGGCTGCCGGGCCTGGCCGCCGCCGTCACGATGGCCTGCGTGCCCGCGCTCGTCGCCCCGCTCAAGTCCCTGATCACGCGGCCGGGACCGCCGGGCATGACCGGCGAGGGCGGCTTCTACCCCTCGGGTCACGCGGCGACGGCCCTGGTCGCCTACGGGGCGGCCGCCCTGCTCCTGCTCCCCCTGCTGCACTCCGCGTACGGCCGCCGCGAACTGGTCATCGGCTGCGCCCTGTTGAACGTGGCGATCGGCTTCGGGCTCGTGCGGCAGGGGTATCACTGGCCGCTGGACGTGGTGGCGTCCTGGCTGCTGTCAGCGATGTTGTTGCAGGGCATGGTGCTGGTCGTCGCGCGCCTCAGCCGAAGTACGCGTCGAAGTTCTTCGAGAACTCCCGGTTGTTGA